AACTATGTAATGCAAAtcacatataataatattttctgattcaaccttttaaattataaaactaaTCTCTTACAAAAATACGAGGTAATATGATTAACCTTCTAAATTGTAAAACAAATCTCTCACCAAAAATGTAAAGTGACATTATGTAAAATAATTATGACCCCCTTTTTTCAACTTAGAATTAATAGGGAAAACTTAGGGTATgtactatattttttaaatttttattaccaataataaataattgaattaaagcATTATTTTATTGCAGGATTTTAAGCTTTAACAGCACATCATACGTTGACTGGCTTTTTGTTGTTTGAATATTTTCACcggttttatttatttgtgtattaataatatttaaagtcACTTTTACCCCCcaaattattttctattctcATTTATGTCCATATCAattgtcattttcttttctttcacttttatttttcttcctttaatATTCCCATCTCTTAGTATGAACGGTAAATTTACTGACtcgattaattaatattttttcattttcaaataaaaatactttctaTCAAGagttttttgtatatttacaaaggttaaatttaatattttaaattaaaaaggaagaattatatttatttattataataatttgttaataattttttttttattttttacattaaaagatgataataacaaacaaaaaatctaCGTAGGGTCGTTTTCTTTTATCAAATCGTCACGCTCTATGTTatcttttaaatgatttattattaagtttaatACTTCTAcccaaatatataataatttatttataaaatatgtctTATTACTTAGAAATatacttgtttttattttatgatttttcgTCCTTTATAAATTAGAACTctcgattaatttaaattcatgtcACATAAGGCCAGAGAGAAGTTGTCCAtaaccttttcttttaataaaactatatttatccttattaataattaattttcttttagttctAATCTAGTATTATTGTTTTTACtccattattttaaaatttgctaATAAGATAATCATTTTAGAACTTCTACGATGAATATTAAACctgttttatttttagaataaatttttatatacatactAATTAATCTAAGATAATATCTTTTTGTAACGGAAGGAAAAAAGGTATAGTATAAAGAATCATTTTTATGGTTAAAAGGGattgcattttatttttttattttattattttgggcAAAAAAgcatatgtttttattttatttttttgtatttcgaattgagaaagaaaataaaatactttcttTTTCCACATAAATTATAACGTTTCCCGgaattatatgatataatatagaCAAATTATTGACAACTAAGTCAAAAAGATACAAAAAGATATCACAGAAATTGTAACTTTAAAACTTATCAAATCacaaatgaatttaattaaaatattctaaTAATGAGTgaatatgataataaataaaatattttctttaataaaacaTATCCTTCTATAGTCCTATTTACGGAAAATTAATAAGATTTGATAATTACATTCATAAATCATAAATCtccaaatatgaaaataaatattgtcatttatctaaaataaaataaaaagtaaaggtCAAATTTACCCTTTTAACTATAATAGTTTCACACCCACTAAAAATAAGTGTcaaatctatttttctttcattttggaccaaatttagataaaaataagatttaCGAATGCGTTAACTTCTTAAACTTTACTTATGAGATCAAATCGAGTATGATGTTATTGCCATTACGTCTGAAcatatgacttttttttaaacgCTAAATACGTTACCTGATAATTTATTAATCTTTGACATGTTAATCGAAAATGACAAAAGTCGAGTCACAGTTAAAGTGACTCGTGTTCACGTAAAACAACATATAACTTTTCTCGAGAGCTAAAGAAGTAACTGACGATTAATTATCTTTGACCAGTTTATCAAAAAGAACAAAGGCACAGTCATAGTAGTAATTTACTCTTTTCCGCGTAAAAACAAACATATAGCTTTGTTCAAACGCTAAATACGTCAACTAACGTTTAATTAATCCTTGACTCCGTTAATCAAAAAGGACAAaggcaattcataatataaactTACTCAAGTCCGCGTAAAACAGTGGATACATAACACGTGTTTGTATgtaaatttcacattttaacttcattaataaaaaaaccgCAGCAAGTTAAACTGTTTTGATATAAAACCTCTGGTATCCACCACTCATAACAACACTCTCGAGAACCGTTTTGATATAAAACTTCTGGTATCCACCACTCATAACAACACTCTCGAGAAcaaattcaagatcaagtttTAACGAAGGGTAAAATTACTCTTTTTCCGCATAGTTTAAGGACAATTTCGACCTTGTTTCGTTTATCTACAAAGGGTAATATAGGAACATAAAAAAGTAAGCCTAGGGGcatttttgtcatttaattATCTATTAAACAAACACTTTTGGTGTAATAGAGTCCAGACAAAAggcaaatattatatttatatatatacaatataatatataatatacatatatatcagtttatttattttattttttttatctttcacttttgtttttctatttttcactCCATTAATGGAGGGAAGCTCAAACTTTACAAACTccaaaaactcaattttttttactgaaAATCAGAAATCAGTACTAATCTGAAAaccccatttttttttctttgtggcGCCATTTTTTCATCAGTTTGAACTTCATTCTTGATAGTactctgtttttttttgttttgtagaTGATGGAAATGGAAGATAAAGAGAGTACAGAATCTGGGTCACTAGGGGTTAACTCGGAGTATGATTCACCACCACCAGAACAACCGTTGGCGGTGGTACCAGTGGTGGCAGGAGGAGCAGAAGCGGGAGCAAATGGGAGTTTTAGCAGTGGGGTTGGTGGGGTAGTGGGAACCCAAGTGATGGATATCAGTTTAGGAGGAACTGGGGGTGGAGGGGTGGTGGGTAGTGGGGGTAATGGGGTAGTAGTGGGTAGTGGtgacaaaaagaaaagaggaagacCAAGAAAATATGATGCTGATGGAAATTTAACACCTCAATATATAAAAGCTGCTGCAGCAGCAGCTGCTAaagcagcagcagcagctgCAGTAGGAAGTGGTGGTGGGGTTGTTGTTGGCGGAGCTGTCACTTCACCTGGTGGTGGCGGAGTAACATCGCCGCCTACTGGTTTTACTATAACGTCGCCGGTGCTTTCTTCCGGTGGCTTTTCTTCATCGAAAAGAGGACGTGGAAGGCCTACTGGTGCTGGTAACTTGCAATTAATAGCTTCTTTGGGTAAGTCTAAAAATCGCCCAAAAAAAAACGAACTTTGTTTAGCTCTGTGTTTTTTGGGTGTTTATGGAGATTTTGCTTAAAGATctgttataaaaaataaattggggTAGAGGTAGGAGAAGCAGAAATGGGGGAGGTGATTACAAGGTGGGAAATCGAACAATCAATTGAGCTACTAAAATTCCCCGATAGAAATTTTTTCTTATGGTTGTGTTATtgtatcattattttctttagcCTTTTTGgggtattttttaaaaattggttTGTTGATTAGAAGGGAGAAGAACCCtagaatttctaaaaaaaatttaattttttttgggtaaatCTGAAATGAGCAGGCAAAAAGATCCAATATTTGGTTTTGTTTGCTTTAGTTTGTTTTACCTAATGCCTTTATGGTGATGTTGAGTGTTTGTTTTTTGGTCTATGAAGGTGAACTGTTTGCTCACACTGCAGGAGGTGATTTTATGCCTCATGTAGTTACTGTTCATACTGGAGAGGtaaaattttttcttgtttattgtTTCTGTTTTTCAGATCTGAGATGTTTGTTTACTTTAGTTTTTCTTGAAagatttgagaattgttatgtGGTGTGTTATGTAGGATGTGGCAGGAAAGGTTTATTCTTTTGTGCAGAAGGGTTCAAGAGGGATTTGTGTTCTGTCTGCAAATGGTGCTGTTTCGAATGTTACTATTCGTCAGCCTGGTTCTTCTGGAGGTCTCTTGACATATGAGGCATGATTCttgttttcattcttttctcCTAGTTTTGTGTTTTGTACTCCATCGTTTTGATTTGTTTGTCTAGTTTTGACTTGGTAgggagtttaagaaagtaaagataGATAGCATGTAGCAAAATCTTTGGTTTTAAACATCCGATGTGAAAAAGTTGGGAACTAAAGAGttgttaaaaaaggaaaaagacatTCTTTTGTGAAATGGACTAAAAAGTAAAACGgacaaattgaaacaaatagAGTACTTGTTATCTTTTTCAAGATTGCATCAGCTTTTACTGGATTTTAGTTACCTGGGGTTCttctgttattgttgttgcccTACCTCAACCACCCTAcatgaaaaaacaaagaaaaaatttggaaaattgtCATGATCAAGAATCTAATTATCTGGAGGATGGATTGTCTGCAGGATAATCCCCCCCTAACCCNNNNNNNNNNNNNNNNNNNNNNNNNNNNNNNNNNNNNNNNNNNNNNNNNNNNNNNNNNNNNNNNNNNNNNNNNNNNNNNNNNNNNNNNNNNNNNNNNNNNNNNNNNNNNNNNNNNNNNNNNNNNNNNNNNNNNNNNNNNNNNNNNNNNNNNNNNNNNNNNNNNNNNNNNNNNNNNNNNNNNNNNNNNNNNNNNNNNNNNNNNNNNNNNNNNNNNNNNNNNNNNNNNNNNNNNNNNNNNNNNNNNNNNNNNNNNNNNNNNNNNNNNNNNNNNNNNNNNNNNNNNNNNNNNNNNNNNNNNNNNNNNNNNNNNNNNNNNNNNNNNNNNNNNNNNNNNNNNNNNNNNNNNNNNNNNNNNNNNNNNNNNNNNNNNNNNNNNNNNNNNNNNNNNNNNNNNNNNNNNNNNNNNNNNNNNNNNNNNNNNNNNNNNNNNNNNNNNNNNNNNNNNNNNNNNNNNNNNNNNNNNNNNNNNNNNNNNNNNNNNNNNNNNNNNNNNNNNNNNNNNNNNNNNNNNNNNNNNNNNNNNNNNNNNNNNNNNNNNNNNNNNNNNNNNNNNNNNNNNNNNNNNNNNNNNNNNNNNNNNNNNNNNNNNNNNNNNNNNNNNNNNNNNNNNNNNNNNCCCCCCCCTTCCTCTCTCCACCTTCCTTTTCTGGTTgataaagtatatatatgtattgtgtAATTATCCCATATGTTCTAGCTTTGGTAGGCGGAGTTAATAGGTAGCAGTCTTACTAAGAGATTGCAGGTATGTGGTGGAACAGCCGAGGTGCATTTGAGTTGGTCTAGACAACACTCTTATAACTACTAGAAAATCAGTATTAGGTGTAAGAGCAGAACATGTGATGTGTGGGTTAGGGGAATGTCATGAGTTTGAATCATGTTGTAGACAAAAGTCTGGTATTTAAGTGGGGAAATGGAGAGAGGCAGGCTGATCCTccaaaaaaacagaaaataaactTCCTCGAAGAGTTGTATTACTattgttaaaaagaaatttgacTAAATCACTCCCTTAGGGCTTAGTGTACTTGCTAACCTTGAGTTAGTGCTACATTTATATGTGCACAGAAAGATTAGCTTATTACTGAAATCTAATCCAAAGTTAGTACTAAATCGCTTTGTAGAAGAATGATAATTACTGTCCGAATCATTGTATTAATGGAACTCTAGTTGAAGCCTGAATCCTATGTTGCTTTTACATGGTTGGACTTTTAAAGTAGCAAACTTTGCCAGGAGTTCCTGTGCTTCTTAATGAAAGCACAATAATGACGAGGAAATTCAAGTCTGCTGTTGCATATGCAATGAATCTTTAACTGATAATCGTCACTTCTCTTATTTGTtctagttatttattttaaacagGATTAAGTTAATTTACTTTGTATGAGTCCAAATCTCCTGTATATGCTATTTCTGTGTTCATTCAGAAGGACTTTTCTTATGTTACAGTACAAAGCATGAATCAGTTTCTTGTTTTCGGTAGTTGTGTTAAAATGTTCTTCTTGTTTTACAACAACTGTTTTGACTTGGACCAATCGTACtgaaattcaaatttagaaTCACAAAACACATATCACCAGAATTGTCGTAAGCACCCAGATTTTTGCTTAGCATAGCATCACGTAATGTTTGGTAGGCTTAGGATCGGATAGAGTTGACACTTGACACTACATGTCTCGATGAAAATGGTTATCAGATATCCTATAATCGTCTCACTTTGGGTTCCATAAATGACTAACCAATATGCTTATGCTTTCtactataaattattatatagcCTGAAAATCTCACTCCATCTTTTTATTAGATCAGCTTTCATGTGCTTTTTATTTCAGAATTGTTTTATCGCGTCTGAGTAAATTGAAGTATCACCTTCCATGTCCTGAAAATTCATGTTAAGTTACTCTGACAATGCAGGGCCGCTTTGAGATCTTAGCATTAACAGGGTCATACACTGTTTCTGATAACGGTGGCATGAAAACTAGGTCCGGTGGATTGAGTGTTTCTCTAGCTGGCCCAGATGGGCGTGTTATTGGTGGTGGTATTGCTGGTTCCCTTACGGCTGCAAGCCCCATCCAAGTAAGTCCTTTTATgcatgtgtttatatatatagaataaattaaaagtcCCTGAGAGCTCAGCGCTCTGCCTGTGTTTGCTTGTTCCCTATACTGAAGATGGTTGTCCTCTTTACGAGCTAAGTCATTGATTATGTTAGTGAATTAGAAAATGATGTGAACGTGTATCATCTGCGTAGGCCATATATACCTCATTCACAGCCAACATCGTTACTCGTTAGCATACTTATTGAACGTaattttcttacattttctaGATGGTGGTTGGAAGTTTCATGCCAAACGCGTTTAAAACACAGAACAAAAGGAAGCATCATCAGATCGAATCAAGAATGCCTCCAGTCATCCACAGCTCTCCAGATCCTGTTTCAATGATAAGACCTGTCTCACAAGCACCACCGTCGAGCAACATTACTCTGACTCAGACATCTCAAGTACCAAGCCACAACCACGGTGAAGCTGACAACAGCACGAGTAACAAAGACATGCCGAATTCCACCTCTACAGACACTTCCGACTGTAATGGATCTGAACCAGCATTCGAGCAGAGATCATATCCCGATATCAACGTGTCTATACCTATGGAGTAAGTAAAGTAAAACTCGATGGATCGAAACCAAAACTTGACTATAGTTCTTTTCTGCTTAGCAGATTCCTTGTTTTGCTCTTGTCTGTGCTGATTGTAACTTTGAGGAATCATTAGGACTTGCCTTATTAGAAACTTTTTAAGTATTATGCTGCTGACATGACTAGAAAAAAAGGCTAATATATCTTTTGTTTTTCTAGTTGTTGTAATGTTTTTATAATCTATTATGGATACTATAATTTAGGAAGAGATGTTGACAAATTATTATGTTGACAATATAATGTCTTTTGGGCCCCTATTTGGAAGTCTTTGTATCTAATTAGAGCCATCAAAATGGGCTTGGCACGTGAGATAGTTTAATCCCTTTCATTTTTTGGTTCAAGGGCCAAATCGTGGCCTGATTAGGGCTCAGTTGAATTGCTATTTTATAGATCCTATAATTAAAAGGGTCAATCTACCTCAATCCGTGGCCTGTTTAAGGCTTGATTAAGCTGCTATTTTATAGGCTCTTTAACAACCCGTTTAGCTCTATAGCTCGTTAGGGTTAAGTTGGACTAGCTCATTTTGACAGTTTATATGTAATGGGGTCAATAACCATGGGTATCAATGTACGAGATGTTGTAACACTGATGAACGATAACATAttagatattattatataaaagaaatcaattatCGACACTAATACAATTATCGATACTCAACATGACTAAACTTAagaaacttctttttttatacCAGCGAAACGTACAATAATCTTAGCATAGTAATTCCAATCACGATGCGAAGAAGTTATTGCAGGTTGTCCAATTAAGGAATGTTCTTTAACGTACGTTGGAACATCATTTGCATCAACAAGACCATCTAGAAACTTCTGGAAATCGCCCTCGGGACCTacataaacaaatcaaatcGAACTTACTATATACACTGacagtgaaaaaaaaatacattaatctATCTATTTAAACAATTCGTTACCAAGAAATGTGTCTCTGCCATTTCCAACTTTGAAAACAGGAGGGAAAATCGCAGTATTAGGCtgcaaataaaatcaaacaaagaaatatagattttaatttcgataaaataatatacgagtttaaataatatacatcgtcagtataaaaaataaattacgaAAAAACTTACAGGATTTATTAGAGCAGTATGGGGTTCATCATCAATCATAATTGTGTTTGATTCTGAAAATTTTCCACCACGAAAAGgaagaatattatatttattttcccatatttttttcatttgcttCAAGAAAATGggcttttcttttttctccaaGCATTTGAATCCACTATCAATACATTTTTCTTGAtcctacaaaaataaattaatttaatttgttactattttcattgaaaaaattcataattaaacaagtataatttcttttcacaaaaatttaactacaataaataagcaaaaattagttctaattaaaataaacatacTTACCCATACAAATAACAACTTTCTTCTAAGACCAACCATGATATTATCCAAAATAGCATCCATATTTCTcctataataattaaaaaaaatatatggacaaaaagcaaactataataataataatatagtttgaatacataaaaataacaacaaaaaatctaATGTAATTTCATAAGTGCGATCTGAAGAGGATAGTACATAAACAGACTTACATATCCTTATATCACAACCTTAAGAAATAATTCTGACAGACAATCAACACAAAGAAACAACATTTTAAAGCAtgtcgaaaaaataaaatagggaaagTGAAAAATTCATGACAAAAATCCAATAgattaactatttaatttactagatttaaacaaatttaattaaggAATACTAACTCCATGGCAGAAGACCATATCCCAACTTCAAATCTTTCAAGGcaaaacttcaagaattgttcaCAGAAAGGCCTTTTGAAAActgcattttaaaaaaatacatcattaGTACATTAgttaaacaaacaaaacaaaaataaaatataatggagaattattttttttataattacattTCACAATGTATTTTATGTCATCATGGATTTAAACGAATTCAGTAGTAACTTTTTCATTAAATCTCGTAACTTTTactagaaatttaaataaatatatatatacgtatattaACTTGTGTAACCAGTTCAGTGCCTATGAAACAACATAGTTGTAGGTTCGAATCCCCTTTCAATCTAATTACCATGTTTTTTAAAACCCCTAAACTCTTAATCACAGCTTCAACATAATTCCACACTATAATTATGGagatatacacaaaaaaatacatataaaatcatcatatttcCCAATCATTCGAACcaatcaatcaaaattaaactcCGATTATTATGTATCGAACAAAAGTAAAAACACCAATAAATATCGAtcaaacaacattaattatgTCATAGAAAATTCAGTAGCTACTTGtactacaaaaaaaagaaaaagaagtaattAGCTTACTTcccaaaaacaataaaattcgaCTATAAATTCAAATactgaataattaaaaaaattcacatatttgaaaacaatggaAAATTAGCATAAGACGTATTAACTAACAAtccaaaatattataaaagacgtaaaatttcattattattttttataaaaaaaatatgtctaGGTTTCTGAAATTCAAATATCGTCACATAAATTTAAACAAACCTTTAAAATTCCCGCAAACCAAGTCTGGTTTATAGGTTCGAACACTAAACCAATCTCTTTTGTGAACCCTATGAACCAACAAACCACCAAGATTAAGCACAAGGAGTTTCTTTTTTGGACCAAGGTACAACTTCTCTAACGGAAGGTACAACTCTAATTTtccactaattttatttttgttttcatcaTCACTATAATTATCATTATGAGAAATCACATTCTTCAATTTCAAGTTAGGAATTTTTTGTGCCATTGttgaattttgaagaaaataaaaagacttTATTGATAGTTTGTAGGAAAATAAACTTTggtgattttatatttatagtgGTAATTTGTGGttcattaaataataaagataaactAAACCCTTtaaattctttaattaaattaaggagcCTTTTCAATTTTCGATGATCAAGAGTTTATCAAGGGGTCCGATGACTTTCTTTTATTCGTCCGTCTTAAATTATCTATCGTATTTATCTTTCATTCACgttttaataaataaagttaCTAATCGTCCTTACCTTTTATTAAGatttatgttattgttattgtgacctttgttaaaatatattgtaCTCATTAACTACATAATTAAAGCTAAGTAAACTTCAAGGACAATTCCTAGTAAAAATAAAGGgacaacaattaattaaatatttatccaTTTATGTGTCATCACAAAATAATTGAAGCTGAGGACTAAAAATTGAAGAGACTAAcaattaattgtattttaacttctaaataaaaaataatttgatagtTTCATAAACCAGGACATATAATttgaaacaacaataataaatgaattaaCTAGAAGAACTCaatgaacaaaatatagaaTTGTACTCTTTGTTCTTTATATTACATAATCCATTTTGACATGAcatcttttaataaaattttaattagatgTGCTTTTACAAAGCTAGCTAACCTCATATGAAAAATCAaacttttatcaataaaataaaacgaaAAAGGTTGATTGTTCGATGAAAATCAAACCttcattaaaaacataaaaattaatattgacaATCATTGAATTACTAAGAATATTCTCCGAATTAAtcttattaatgatattttaaaacactaaaaataataacagaaaaatataataaaactacGGGATAATAcacgaaatctcagagacacacttatactatataaaGATCCTATTACACccctgaattttttttattaataattttttacgcCTTTTCGGTCTACGtaacactatcttgtgggtccaacgcagattgactttttttttcaaactagtgacATGTAAGCCCAAAAGAGATAGAAAATTAcgtataaaataagttcaggggataataggactttagtatagtataagtgtatctctgagatttcgggcataggttgagggagtattgtgcattttccctaaaactattcttaattattaaaacgaataaacaaaatgaaacagccagaatatatataattaatatcaaacaTAGGAAAAGGCATAAAAGACCATTGACATTATCAACATAGATGATAGCAAAACATTATCAAAACATAGTTTATATCATTAATAACCCCATAGAAAAATAAAGTCCCAAAACACTTGCAACAtgcaaaataaaaacataaaaccaCACCAAAACATCATAACTACACAATTACTAAGAAAAGATTTACTTAATGTCCTTGAAAACACCATTAACCTTATTCATAGAACTTAATACTAGTAATTAGAGTCCTTAATAAGAGTAATCGGATTCATAATCAGAACAACCAAAGCTAGGATCTTCCACAGCGCGAATTATCTTAGAATAATAATCCCAATCCTTATGAGTATTTGTTATCGCAGGTTGTCCAAATAGATGTCTTTTAACATGCGTTGGAACATCATCAGCATCAACAAGTCCCTCCAAAAACTCATGCATTTCACCCTTAGCATCTATCGAAAAAACAAAAACGATAATTTTTTATCGAATTATCATATCAGACTTTGATATAAACTATATCGTCAATACATAAtagtaattcatttttttagctAGGCATTTCCAGTAGACTATATAAGCTACGTGTACTCAATTATCAGATATCATCTATTGAACTAACTCAgcgaaatatttaaaaaaattgaaatttgattatTGATAAATATGAAGGACAAGTTAATTACCTAGAAATGTGTCTATATTATTCTTAACTTTGTAAGCAGGAGGAAAAACACCAGTATTAGGctgcaaattaaaaaaaaaatcaattaacaaTTAGTCTAACTAATcatattgatttaattaataaattaattaatgaaaaataattaaaacttacAGGGTTTAATAGAGCAACATGGGGTTCATCATCAATTAAAAGTGTGTTAGATTCTGAAAATCTACCaccataataattattttcccatattttcttcaatttcttcaaaaatattggCTTGTTTTTTTTCTCCACAGTTGGAAAACCACTATCAATACATTTATCTTGatcctaaaaaaaaataaaaaatattcaaaaataatacaattttaatttaataaattaaattaaaattcactTACCCATACAAATACCAATTTTTTTCGAAGTCCAATCATAATGTTGTCTAAAATTGGTTCCACATTTCGACTATCAtatgaacaaaagaaaagttaaaaaagtaacaatgattagat
The nucleotide sequence above comes from Solanum pennellii chromosome 9, SPENNV200. Encoded proteins:
- the LOC107030704 gene encoding uncharacterized protein LOC107030704 isoform X2, producing the protein MKFCLERFEVGLWSSAMDRNVEPILDNIMIGLRKKLVFVWPNTGVFPPAYKVKNNIDTFLDAKGEMHEFLEGLVDADDVPTHVKRHLFGQPAITNTHKDWDYYSKIIRAVEDPSFGCSDYESDYSY
- the LOC107029322 gene encoding AT-hook motif nuclear-localized protein 1-like isoform X1 — encoded protein: MEGSSNFTNSKNSIFFTENQKSMMEMEDKESTESGSLGVNSEYDSPPPEQPLAVVPVVAGGAEAGANGSFSSGVGGVVGTQVMDISLGGTGGGGVVGSGGNGVVVGSGDKKKRGRPRKYDADGNLTPQYIKAAAAAAAKAAAAAAVGSGGGVVVGGAVTSPGGGGVTSPPTGFTITSPVLSSGGFSSSKRGRGRPTGAGNLQLIASLGELFAHTAGGDFMPHVVTVHTGEDVAGKVYSFVQKGSRGICVLSANGAVSNVTIRQPGSSGGLLTYEGRFEILALTGSYTVSDNGGMKTRSGGLSVSLAGPDGRVIGGGIAGSLTAASPIQMVVGSFMPNAFKTQNKRKHHQIESRMPPVIHSSPDPVSMIRPVSQAPPSSNITLTQTSQVPSHNHGEADNSTSNKDMPNSTSTDTSDCNGSEPAFEQRSYPDINVSIPME
- the LOC107029909 gene encoding uncharacterized protein LOC107029909, with product MAQKIPNLKLKNVISHNDNYSDDENKNKISGKLELYLPLEKLYLGPKKKLLVLNLGGLLVHRVHKRDWFSVRTYKPDLVCGNFKVFKRPFCEQFLKFCLERFEVGIWSSAMELDQEKCIDSGFKCLEKKEKPIFLKQMKKIWENKYNILPFRGGKFSESNTIMIDDEPHTALINPPNTAIFPPVFKVGNGRDTFLGPEGDFQKFLDGLVDANDVPTYVKEHSLIGQPAITSSHRDWNYYAKIIVRFAGIKKEVS
- the LOC107029322 gene encoding AT-hook motif nuclear-localized protein 7-like isoform X2, coding for MEGSSNFTNSKNSIFFTENQKSMMEMEDKESTESGSLGVNSEYDSPPPEQPLAVVPVVAGGAEAGANGSFSSGVGGVVGTQVMDISLGGTGGGGVVGSGGNGVVVGSGDKKKRGRPRKYDADGNLTPQYIKAAAAAAAKAAAAAAVGSGGGVVVGGAVTSPGGGGVTSPPTGFTITSPVLSSGGFSSSKRGRGRPTGAGNLQLIASLGELFAHTAGGDFMPHVVTVHTGEDVAGKVYSFVQKGSRGICVLSANGAVSNVTIRQPGSSGGLLTYEMVVGSFMPNAFKTQNKRKHHQIESRMPPVIHSSPDPVSMIRPVSQAPPSSNITLTQTSQVPSHNHGEADNSTSNKDMPNSTSTDTSDCNGSEPAFEQRSYPDINVSIPME
- the LOC107030704 gene encoding uncharacterized protein LOC107030704 isoform X1; amino-acid sequence: MKFCLERFEVGLWSSAMDRNVEPILDNIMIGLRKKLVFVWDQDKCIDSGFPTVEKKNKPIFLKKLKKIWENNYYGGRFSESNTLLIDDEPHVALLNPPNTGVFPPAYKVKNNIDTFLDAKGEMHEFLEGLVDADDVPTHVKRHLFGQPAITNTHKDWDYYSKIIRAVEDPSFGCSDYESDYSY